Proteins co-encoded in one Malus sylvestris chromosome 9, drMalSylv7.2, whole genome shotgun sequence genomic window:
- the LOC126633849 gene encoding uncharacterized protein LOC126633849 — MKLITWNCQGIRGDLTVDNLLESNRLHTSDIMILLETKNKSHRYEFLKNSLGLEYMFAVEPQGLSGGLCVFWKDGSQVTLLKSEEFVIEVKIWDENLNKQWRLFSIYASTDEKKRKEQWKRLGKRIEQDLDCCLLIGDFNDILCNEEKEGGNYRPASSMRDFREFVARNELMDLGYEGYPFTWRNNKESLPIQQRLDRGLATMGWNNIYPDTTIRHMVLEGSDHAMLFLSTEKLKAWRGRKFSYDARWSKLEECRELVAHA; from the coding sequence ATGAAGCTAATCACATGGAACTGTCAGGGTATCAGGGGTGACCTGACAGTTGACAATCTGCTGGAATCAAACCGGCTTCACACCTCTGACATAATGATACTGCTGGAAACCAAAAACAAGAGTCATCGCTATGAGTTTTTGAAAAATAGTCTAGGTCTGGAATATATGTTTGCTGTGGAACCTCAAGGTCTTAGTGGCGGACTATGTGTGTTCTGGAAAGATGGCTCTCAGGTTACTTTGCTAAAGTCTGAGGAGTTTGTGATTGAAGTGAAGATATGGGATGAAAATTTAAACAAACAGTGGCGTCTCTTCTCCATCTATGCTAGTACGgatgagaagaagaggaaggaacaATGGAAGAGGTTGGGTAAAAGAATCGAGCAGGATTTGGATTGCTGCCTTCTAATTGGAGACTTTAACGACATCCTATGCaatgaagaaaaggaaggaggaaatTACAGACCGGCTTCCAGTATGAGAGACTTCAGGGAGTTCGTGGCCAGGAATGAACTCATGGACCTAGGATACGAAGGATATCCCTTCACTTGGAGAAACAATAAAGAGTCCCTACCTATCCAACAAAGGCTTGACCGGGGGCTAGCAACGATGGGCTGGAACAACATATACCCGGACACTACAATCAGACATATGGTGCTCGAAGGATCTGATCATGCCATGCTTTTTCTTTCCACTGAAAAGCTTAAAGCgtggagaggaagaaaattCTCTTATGATGCCCGTTGGAGCAAATTGGAGGAATGCCGTGAGCTTGTGGCACATGCATGA
- the LOC126583948 gene encoding inorganic pyrophosphatase 1-like — translation MAGIVVVFDFDKTIIECDSDNWVVDELGATDLFNELLPTMPWNSLMDRMMKELHSQGKTIEDIMEVLKRTPIHPRVVPAIKAAHALGCDLRILSDANLFFIETILKHLGLEEYFSEINTNPSYVDEEGRLRISPYCDFTQSPHGCSRCPPNMCKSVIIERIQASVSTDGKKRLIYLGDGSGDYCPSLKLKEGDFVMPRKNFPLYDLICKNPLLIKAEIHEWTDGEELEQILLNLINSISIEEHAQFLSADCKLQTISVEALPQALPVQQ, via the exons ATGGCAGGAATTGTGGTGGTTTTTGACTTTGACAAGACAATCATTGAGTGTGACAGTGACAATTGGGTGGTGGATGAATTGGGTGCCACTGATCTGTTCAATGAACTCCTCCCCACCATGCCTTGGAACTCTCTCATG GATAGGATGATGAAGGAGCTTCATTCACAAGGAAAAACCATTGAAGACATTATGGAGGTTCTGAAAAGGACTCCAATTCACCCAAGAGTTGTGCCAGCCATTAAAGCAGCTCACGCTTTAGG GTGTGATTTGAGGATTTTGAGTGATGCAAATCTGTTTTTTATTGAGACAATTTTGAAGCATCTTGGGCTAGAGGAATATTTCTCAGAGATAAACACTAACCCAAGTTATGTTGATGAAGAAGGAAGGCTTAGGATTTCACCTTACTGCGATTTCACCCAATCTCCTCATGGCTGCAGCCGCTGCCCTCCCAACATGTGCAAG AGTGTGATCATTGAAAGAATCCAGGCTTCTGTCTCAACTGATGGGAAGAAAAGGTTAATCTATCTTGGTGATGGAAGTGGAGATTATTGCCCAAGCTTGAAGCTCAAAGAAGGAGACTTTGTGATGCCAAGGAAGAACTTCCCACTTTATGACCTAATCTGCAAAAACCCGTTACTCATCAAGGCTGAGATCCATGAGTGGACTGATGGAGAGGAGCTTGAGCAGATTCTGCTAAACCTAATCAACTCAATTTCCATTGAAGAACATGCTCAGTTTCTTTCAGCTGATTGCAAGTTGCAGACTATTTCTGTTGAGGCCCTTCCTCAAGCTCTCCCTGTCCAGCAGTAG